In Flavobacterium sp. CBA20B-1, one DNA window encodes the following:
- a CDS encoding potassium channel family protein, which yields MKTFLQKRKYELLLAALIQHLFIGIVVQDIPFYIEVLWPLNMVFLGLASIGVFIEKGRAKNIIKNVLTILVIALPVLLPFFKEITWFMMLLNICYVIFYFFIFLEIFKFLTKPSYINTDIISASACGFLLLLEAFVFMLQIFAYIDPNSFKGLDYSSPAHTFIDLVYFCSITLTTIGYGDITPNSYQTKLITSLIGIIGQFYSVVLVGIIISKFSGKTNTN from the coding sequence ATGAAAACATTTTTACAAAAACGAAAATACGAACTGCTTCTTGCAGCACTTATTCAACATCTTTTTATTGGGATTGTGGTACAAGATATTCCCTTTTATATAGAAGTGTTGTGGCCGCTTAATATGGTATTTTTAGGGTTGGCTAGTATTGGTGTGTTTATTGAAAAAGGCAGAGCAAAAAACATCATAAAAAATGTTTTAACCATCTTGGTAATAGCTCTTCCGGTGCTGCTCCCCTTTTTTAAGGAAATCACATGGTTTATGATGCTTTTAAATATTTGCTATGTAATTTTTTATTTTTTCATTTTTCTTGAGATTTTTAAGTTTTTAACAAAACCCAGCTATATCAATACAGATATCATCTCGGCATCGGCTTGCGGATTTTTATTGTTGTTGGAAGCATTTGTATTTATGTTGCAAATTTTTGCATACATCGATCCAAATTCGTTCAAAGGTCTTGACTATAGCAGTCCGGCACACACGTTTATAGATTTGGTTTATTTTTGCTCTATTACCCTAACCACAATAGGCTATGGCGATATTACACCTAATTCGTATCAAACAAAACTCATCACGTCGCTTATTGGTATCATTGGTCAATTTTATTCGGTTGTTTTAGTGGGAATTATCATTAGTAAATTTTCTGGTAAAACAAACACGAATTAG